One genomic region from Delphinus delphis chromosome 14, mDelDel1.2, whole genome shotgun sequence encodes:
- the HEY2 gene encoding hairy/enhancer-of-split related with YRPW motif protein 2 — translation MKRPCEETTSESDMDETIDVGSENNYSGQSTSSVIRSNSPTTTSQIMARKKRRGIIEKRRRDRINNSLSELRRLVPTAFEKQGSAKLEKAEILQMTVDHLKMLQATGGKGYFDAHALAMDFMSIGFRECLTEVARYLSSVEGLDSSDPLRVRLVSHLSTCASQREAAAMTSSLAHHHHPLHPHHWAAAFHHLPAALLQPSGLHASEPTPCRLSTTSEVPPAHGSTLLTATFAHADSALRMPSTGSVAPCVPPLSTSLLSLSATVHAAAAAATAAAHSFPLSFAGAFPMLPPNAAAAVAAATAISPPLSVSATSSPQQTSSGTNSKPYRPWGTEVGAF, via the exons ATGAAGCGCCCTTGCGAGGAGACGACCTCTGAGAGCGACATGGACGAGACCATCGACGTGGGGAGCGAGAACAATTACTCGGG ACAAAGTACTAGCTCTGTGATTAGATCGAATTCTCCAACAACGACATCTCAGATTAtggcaagaaagaaaaggagaggg ATAATAGAGAAAAGGCGTCGAGATCGGATAAATAACAGTTTATCTGAGCTGAGACGACTGGTGCCAACCGCTTTTGAAAAACAA GGATCTGCAAAGTTAGAAAAAGCTGAAATACTGCAAATGACAGTCGATCATTTAAAGATGCTCCAGGCAACTGGGGGTAAAG GCTACTTTGACGCCCATGCCCTTGCCATGGACTTCATGAGCATTGGATTCCGAGAGTGCTTAACCGAAGTGGCAAGGTACCTGAGCTCTGTGGAAGGCCTGGACTCCTCTGATCCACTGCGGGTGCGCTTGGTCTCTCATCTCAGCACGTGTGCCTCACAGCGAGAGGCGGCGGCAATGACCTCCTCTCTggcccaccaccatcaccccctgCATCCTCACCACTGGGCGGCGGCCTTCCATCACCTTCCGGCAGCCCTGCTCCAACCCAGCGGACTCCACGCCTCGGAGCCCACACCTTGCCGCCTCTCCACCACTTCAGAAGTGCCTCCTGCCCATGGCTCCACCCTCCTCACGGCCACGTTTGCCCACGCAGACTCTGCCCTTCGGATGCCATCAACAGGCAGTGTCGCCCCCTGTGTGCCACCTCTCTCCACTTCTCTGTTGTCCCTCTCGGCCACTGTCCACGCAGCCGCTGCAGCAGCCACGGCAGCTGCGCACAGCTTCCCTCTGTCCTTCGCTGGGGCGTTCCCCATGCTCCCCCCAAACGCAGCTGCAGCGGTGGCAGCTGCCACAGCCATCAGCCCTCCCTTGTCGGTATCAGCCACGTCCAGCCCTCAGCAGACAAGCAGTGGAACAAACAGTAAACCTTACCGACCCTGGGGGACAGAAGTGGGAGCTTTTTAA